From the Xiphophorus couchianus chromosome 11, X_couchianus-1.0, whole genome shotgun sequence genome, the window CCTCGAAGCTTGAAATAAGCCTGAGGTTTGGACAGAATGAGGCCCAAGTTTACTGCAAACCCAGCCATGTCTATACCGAAAGGCCGGTGTGGGTCAAATACTGTTTTCCAGCCATACACCTTGCCTAGGGCATTTATTTTGGGTGACTCGTATCGTAGGCCACCCACAAATGCCACAGGCCACACAGATACCTTTTTAGTCGACCTCATCTGTTAGATGAAAGCACAGACATAAAAATTACACATTGGAGTTGACAGAAATGCTCCTGTTTCATTTCAAGGGCTAAGATATGTTAAGGGAAGgcaagagaaagagaaaaaaagagaaaacttttacttttaaaacatatCCCCTCACCTCTTCAAACAATTGTAGACTGTATGTGTTGTCATCGTCTGCAAAGTAGACAACTCCAGGCTGGCTGTAGTTTAAGGGGAAGGTCTCTCGTAGCCACCGCAGGGCCAGGTTCCTCTGCAAGGTACCCCGAGGTACTCTGGGGTTTCTCCCGTCTCCTCTAGATTTATAAGTCATTGGTGTCAAAATGTTGAGGTGAGTGTAGTTAAGACCCTTTTCCTGAAGGAAATGGCTAACCAGAGTGGTCCTCCTTTGAGAGTCTTCCACGACAATCCAGTGCAGATTGGACACGTGGAGAAGAGTGTTGGCCAGGCGGGTCAGCTCAGCTTTCTGCACTGGGCGGCTGTAAGTCGGAGTGATGATGTGGAGAGTAGGAAGGCTTTGGGACCAAGGCGGAGGCCGGCTGTAAATGTACTCAGTGCGGACCACATGCACAATGTCACGGCTCTGCAGTGAGGAGGATTCCTTTAAGGCCCGAGAATCTGAGCGGCCACCAATTGTGTCAGctacagaggagaaaaaaaagtaagctGTAATTTCTGACACATGAGTAATTTACTGAtcaatgagaatatttataACCACGTAGTCCTGAAATTCAATATATAGAATTATATAGAGATGCCCAATCCATCACAGGGGCtagtcttttaaaaacaaccatACAAACAGGCACAGAATTACATGGACATGTACCTATCTGATACTGTAATTGGTCTACTAAACGTAACCACGAAGGGACTCGAACCCTCAATCTTCTGAGCCGAAGTCAGATGTGACCATTAGGCCACATGGAcctgttttacaaacagatGCGGTGTTTGGAATGGCCATGTACTTTGACAAAGTTAAGAATATTTGGTGACGTGCTGATGCTAGCTTAACCATGGAGTTGTGGATACTTTTGAGAAACAAGTCAGAAAAAGCTTTGTAAATTGGCTAATCTTTCATTAACACTGGAATAGAGAATGTGGTAATGAAAGTTTCCATAAAATGTATTGAGTTAATTTTTCTTGATTATTGCAATGGCAACTCCTAATTGCCTTGAAAACCGGCACAGTAATACATGGATGTGTCCCATTCCAATTCTGTAACTGGTCTATTAAAAACAACCATAAACGGACTAGAACCATCAATTTTCTGATCTGAAATCCGTTG encodes:
- the b3gat1b gene encoding galactosylgalactosylxylosylprotein 3-beta-glucuronosyltransferase 1 isoform X2, with product MPKRRDVVAIVLIALPWMLLISVWHQSNITSVLTAQKADTIGGRSDSRALKESSSLQSRDIVHVVRTEYIYSRPPPWSQSLPTLHIITPTYSRPVQKAELTRLANTLLHVSNLHWIVVEDSQRRTTLVSHFLQEKGLNYTHLNILTPMTYKSRGDGRNPRVPRGTLQRNLALRWLRETFPLNYSQPGVVYFADDDNTYSLQLFEEMRSTKKAYFKLRGVKGGYQESSLLRELVTLSELEPKASNCTKVLVWHTRTEKPVLVNEGKKGFTDSNVEI
- the b3gat1b gene encoding galactosylgalactosylxylosylprotein 3-beta-glucuronosyltransferase 1 isoform X1, coding for MPKRRDVVAIVLIALPWMLLISVWHQSNITSVLTAQKADTIGGRSDSRALKESSSLQSRDIVHVVRTEYIYSRPPPWSQSLPTLHIITPTYSRPVQKAELTRLANTLLHVSNLHWIVVEDSQRRTTLVSHFLQEKGLNYTHLNILTPMTYKSRGDGRNPRVPRGTLQRNLALRWLRETFPLNYSQPGVVYFADDDNTYSLQLFEEMRSTKKVSVWPVAFVGGLRYESPKINALGKVYGWKTVFDPHRPFGIDMAGFAVNLGLILSKPQAYFKLRGVKGGYQESSLLRELVTLSELEPKASNCTKVLVWHTRTEKPVLVNEGKKGFTDSNVEI